The Rhodothermales bacterium genome has a segment encoding these proteins:
- a CDS encoding outer membrane protein transport protein, with protein MKQLVFAIALVFSAAPALAQTGDDAFRFAQRTPLSSPELIGSAGVGAAGRGDLGDLFGNPAGLGWMKRGAFSISLNSSSAESEAVYSLPGLSSARTSDLADSQLGGLAYLYKAPTTQGSLVFGAGVSQVASFNRVLSFEGENGLNSFTDFLMPLSNEFELVDDNGDVFPEFSRTLSFIGYETFAIDLNQAAAQAGDPVPFDPAVSFGTVLQTGRVEETGQQSEFTIGGGWEASEDVMVGLSLNVPFGKYEFNRVLDEDDIFDENNGADGTTDFSYLTFTEGFESRMVGLNLRAGLSAKVSSNLRVGAVLETPTWYTVQEDYDTALFTAFDNGDQFEYGDDFDEDAGRGSFDYNVRTPWKLGVGLTYTAGKLDLSGDLELVDWSQLELDSGSFSFADQNQAIRENFESVANIRLGAQYRMDKVHLRAGLAGITDPRTNNDSVDRDRGLVSLGVSYLINDQFALDLAFMGEAFGDRYAPYTEVADAPIVNEDVTRGFVTLGVRVGL; from the coding sequence ATGAAGCAACTCGTTTTCGCGATCGCGCTTGTTTTTTCCGCCGCGCCCGCCCTTGCGCAGACCGGCGACGACGCGTTTCGCTTTGCCCAGCGCACGCCGCTTTCCTCCCCCGAACTGATCGGTAGTGCCGGAGTCGGCGCCGCGGGGCGCGGCGATCTCGGCGACCTTTTTGGCAACCCGGCCGGGCTGGGTTGGATGAAGCGCGGCGCCTTCTCGATCAGCCTGAACTCATCCAGCGCCGAGAGCGAAGCGGTGTATTCGCTGCCTGGACTGTCCAGCGCGCGCACATCAGACCTGGCCGATTCCCAGCTCGGTGGACTGGCCTATCTCTACAAGGCACCGACCACGCAGGGCTCGCTCGTTTTTGGCGCCGGCGTCAGCCAGGTTGCCAGCTTCAACCGGGTGCTTTCCTTTGAGGGCGAGAACGGGCTGAACTCATTCACCGACTTCCTGATGCCGTTGTCCAACGAGTTCGAGCTCGTGGACGACAACGGCGACGTCTTTCCCGAATTCAGTCGGACCCTGTCGTTCATTGGATATGAGACATTTGCCATCGACCTGAATCAGGCGGCCGCACAGGCAGGCGATCCGGTGCCGTTTGACCCTGCCGTTTCTTTCGGCACGGTGCTGCAAACGGGCCGTGTTGAGGAAACAGGCCAGCAGTCCGAGTTCACGATCGGAGGTGGCTGGGAAGCCTCCGAAGATGTGATGGTCGGCCTGAGCCTCAACGTGCCGTTCGGCAAGTACGAGTTCAACCGCGTCCTTGACGAGGATGACATCTTTGACGAGAACAACGGTGCCGACGGCACGACCGACTTCAGCTACCTGACCTTCACCGAAGGCTTCGAGTCGCGCATGGTGGGACTGAACCTGAGGGCCGGTCTCTCGGCCAAGGTGAGCTCGAACCTCCGTGTCGGCGCGGTTCTGGAAACGCCGACGTGGTACACCGTTCAGGAAGACTACGACACCGCGCTCTTCACGGCCTTCGACAATGGAGATCAGTTTGAGTACGGCGACGATTTCGATGAGGATGCCGGTCGTGGTTCGTTCGACTACAATGTGCGCACGCCCTGGAAGCTCGGCGTCGGGTTGACCTACACGGCAGGCAAGCTGGATCTGTCCGGCGACCTTGAACTGGTGGACTGGTCGCAGCTCGAGCTGGATTCGGGCTCGTTCTCTTTCGCGGATCAGAATCAGGCGATCCGGGAGAACTTCGAGTCGGTGGCCAACATCCGGCTGGGCGCTCAGTATCGCATGGACAAGGTGCACCTGCGCGCCGGCCTGGCGGGCATCACCGATCCGCGCACCAACAATGATTCGGTGGACAGGGACCGGGGATTGGTATCACTCGGGGTTAGCTACCTGATCAATGACCAGTTCGCGCTCGATCTGGCGTTCATGGGTGAGGCCTTCGGGGATCGCTACGCTCCGTACACGGAGGTGGCGGATGCGCCGATCGTGAATGAGGACGTCACGCGTGGTTTTGTAACGCTCGGCGTGCGCGTGGGCCTCTGA
- a CDS encoding YegP family protein: MSNSDSWEFYVDKAGEHRWRRRATNKNIVGAATEGYKSKSDAVKNAERHGYNGNPNGLGGSDNWEFYTDKSGEHRWRRTATNGNIVGSSSEGYSSKANAKANAERNGYSG; the protein is encoded by the coding sequence ATGAGCAACTCAGACAGCTGGGAATTCTACGTCGACAAGGCCGGCGAGCATCGCTGGCGTCGCCGGGCAACCAACAAGAACATTGTGGGTGCCGCTACCGAAGGGTACAAGTCCAAGTCCGATGCCGTGAAGAACGCGGAGCGGCACGGCTACAACGGAAACCCGAACGGCCTGGGTGGCAGCGACAACTGGGAATTCTATACCGACAAGTCTGGTGAGCATCGCTGGCGCCGCACGGCTACCAACGGCAACATTGTCGGCTCCTCGTCCGAAGGTTACAGCAGCAAAGCCAACGCCAAGGCCAACGCCGAGCGCAACGGCTACTCCGGCTGA
- a CDS encoding choice-of-anchor B family protein — protein sequence MKRLSLLFLAVLIAPAASAQYALQFGASVAVSGDDVIVGEGRNLLLPGTAYVFSPAADGTYELSARISANTETADGYGRALAADDETLVVGAPQAMRVYVHRRGMGPLWEHIGTIESDVPGFGAAVAYSDGHLLVGAPGERGESGQAFAFHSGDGVTWTETGRWQAPEPAPNDRFGGALAISGDLLAIGAPGIDERAGAVFSARRESGSWSEPMAIRHPAGGSGDSFGASLMIADGRIGIGAPGRSVRSGEVTSWSRDGSEWVLESTMRPFVSDGSPGFGTSIAMAGDHFVAGAPGTGAREGAVHRFTAAGAKLLQPDALQFRSGFGAALAGNESVLAVGANGQDNFEGAAFIYSVSGAAWSQPQMVWYDSGKFATVTGEANECEDDTAGGFACSEVDMLSFLTREDVGARRGIQMSDVWGWEDPETGSEYALIGRTDGTSIVDLTDPYNPVYLGDLPLTSTANQSLWRDIKVYRDHAYVVADGAGAHHMQILDLTQLRDLDRSQVPVTFTETNIYKGVFSSHNIVINEESGFAYAVGSDSGGESCGGALHMIDLSDPANPEFAGCFADRRTGRGGSGATHDAQCVNYRGPDVDYQGREICLSSNGTALSIADVTDKSNPTAISMADYPNVAYTHQGWFDDEHRYFYLNDEGDEVSGLVDFTRTLIFDLTDLEDPVLAGEYLAETSSIDHNLYVKGDIMYQTNYQAGLRIVDISDRERPVEVGYFDTVPYGPNDSAPVLGAWSNYPYFKSGVIVVTSGREGVFFLKRKTIDT from the coding sequence ATGAAACGACTCTCCCTCCTCTTTCTCGCGGTCCTCATCGCTCCGGCCGCGTCCGCGCAATACGCGCTGCAGTTTGGCGCTTCCGTAGCGGTTTCGGGCGATGACGTCATCGTCGGCGAAGGACGTAATCTGCTTCTGCCGGGCACGGCGTACGTGTTCAGTCCGGCAGCGGACGGCACCTACGAACTCTCGGCTCGGATCTCCGCCAACACCGAGACGGCCGATGGGTACGGTCGAGCGTTGGCGGCCGATGACGAAACCCTGGTGGTCGGCGCGCCGCAGGCCATGCGGGTCTACGTGCATCGCCGCGGGATGGGACCCCTCTGGGAGCACATCGGAACCATTGAGTCAGACGTGCCGGGATTCGGTGCTGCCGTGGCATATTCGGACGGCCACCTCCTCGTCGGGGCTCCCGGTGAGCGCGGCGAGTCCGGCCAGGCATTCGCCTTCCATTCTGGGGACGGGGTCACCTGGACTGAGACCGGTCGCTGGCAAGCTCCCGAGCCTGCCCCGAATGATCGGTTTGGTGGTGCGCTCGCCATTTCGGGCGATTTGCTCGCCATCGGCGCGCCAGGAATCGACGAGCGGGCCGGTGCCGTGTTCAGCGCGCGCCGGGAATCCGGAAGCTGGAGCGAGCCGATGGCCATTCGGCACCCTGCAGGCGGCAGCGGAGACAGCTTTGGTGCTTCTCTGATGATTGCTGATGGCCGAATCGGGATCGGTGCCCCGGGGCGGAGCGTGCGCTCGGGTGAAGTCACTTCGTGGAGCCGCGACGGCTCCGAGTGGGTTCTGGAGAGCACAATGCGGCCTTTCGTATCGGACGGCAGCCCGGGCTTCGGCACCTCTATTGCCATGGCAGGCGATCATTTCGTCGCTGGAGCGCCGGGCACAGGCGCCCGCGAAGGTGCCGTGCATCGCTTCACGGCCGCGGGGGCCAAACTGCTGCAGCCGGATGCCCTTCAATTCCGATCCGGCTTCGGAGCCGCCCTTGCCGGCAACGAGTCGGTCCTCGCCGTCGGAGCCAACGGCCAGGACAACTTCGAGGGAGCCGCATTCATCTACTCCGTCTCAGGTGCCGCCTGGTCCCAGCCGCAGATGGTCTGGTACGACTCCGGGAAGTTTGCAACCGTCACGGGCGAGGCCAACGAATGTGAGGACGACACGGCAGGGGGATTCGCGTGCTCCGAGGTGGACATGCTGAGCTTCCTCACACGGGAGGATGTCGGCGCCAGGCGCGGAATCCAGATGAGTGATGTCTGGGGCTGGGAGGACCCGGAAACAGGCAGTGAATACGCGCTGATCGGCCGCACGGACGGGACCAGCATCGTCGACCTGACCGACCCGTACAACCCGGTCTACCTCGGCGATCTGCCGCTTACGTCCACGGCCAATCAGAGCCTGTGGCGTGACATCAAGGTGTACCGGGACCACGCCTACGTCGTTGCGGATGGTGCCGGTGCACACCACATGCAGATTCTGGACCTCACGCAACTCCGCGATCTCGACCGCTCGCAGGTGCCCGTCACCTTTACGGAGACGAACATTTACAAGGGGGTCTTCAGCTCGCACAACATCGTCATCAATGAGGAATCAGGGTTCGCCTACGCCGTCGGCAGCGACTCAGGCGGCGAATCCTGCGGCGGTGCCCTCCACATGATCGACCTGAGTGATCCGGCCAACCCGGAATTCGCGGGCTGCTTTGCCGATCGCCGCACCGGCCGTGGCGGCTCGGGAGCGACCCATGACGCGCAGTGCGTGAACTATCGTGGGCCTGATGTCGACTACCAGGGGCGCGAGATCTGTCTGTCCTCCAATGGGACCGCCTTGTCCATCGCCGATGTAACCGACAAGTCGAATCCGACGGCGATCTCGATGGCTGACTACCCCAACGTGGCGTACACCCACCAGGGATGGTTCGACGATGAGCACCGCTACTTCTACCTGAATGACGAGGGTGACGAAGTATCCGGACTCGTCGACTTTACCCGCACGCTGATCTTCGACCTCACCGACCTCGAGGACCCCGTGCTGGCCGGAGAGTATCTGGCCGAGACCAGCTCCATCGACCACAACCTCTACGTGAAGGGGGACATCATGTATCAGACCAACTATCAGGCTGGTCTGCGCATCGTCGATATCTCCGACCGCGAGCGTCCTGTGGAAGTCGGCTATTTCGACACCGTGCCCTATGGCCCCAATGACTCCGCCCCGGTGCTCGGCGCGTGGTCGAACTATCCCTATTTCAAGAGTGGTGTCATCGTCGTGACGTCGGGGCGCGAAGGCGTGTTCTTCCTCAAGCGAAAGACCATCGACACCTGA
- the mltG gene encoding endolytic transglycosylase MltG encodes MRSTLLKVFIGFLVLGATAVGVVSWMAFAPNTPAYDDARSVKLPAGSSLETVQDSLVAAGILDRRWTFDFIARASGWGDQIKSGHYEFQQGQSNIDLLSTLRAGLETPVRVTIIEGTRRDFMARRVARSMAFTEHEFLTALSDQEFAESLGTDTLHLFSYMLPDTYFFYWESSPQTVIREIKETFDRFYDQAADGAPGLPGLTLDKEEVMSMAAIVEWESGLVEEKATIAGVYMNRLRDRWPLQADPTIQYALIELEGSKRRLFNRDYRIDHPYNTYQYRGLPPGPVTNPSRSSIEGVLRPESHGYYFFVARGDGGHIFSRTLGEHRRNAQAFFRLMRERRAAAAAAEEAEGSN; translated from the coding sequence ATGCGCAGCACACTCCTGAAGGTTTTCATCGGATTCCTGGTTCTGGGCGCGACTGCCGTCGGCGTGGTGTCCTGGATGGCTTTTGCTCCCAACACACCTGCCTACGACGACGCCCGTTCGGTAAAGCTTCCGGCCGGCTCCTCGCTCGAAACCGTGCAGGATTCGCTTGTTGCGGCCGGCATTCTCGACCGCAGGTGGACCTTCGACTTCATCGCGAGGGCGTCGGGCTGGGGAGATCAGATCAAGTCGGGGCACTACGAATTCCAGCAGGGGCAGTCCAACATCGATCTGCTTTCCACGCTTCGGGCCGGGCTGGAAACACCCGTGCGGGTAACCATCATCGAAGGCACACGGCGAGACTTCATGGCCCGCCGCGTAGCCCGGAGCATGGCCTTCACCGAGCACGAATTCCTGACAGCGCTCTCCGATCAGGAGTTCGCCGAAAGCCTGGGTACGGACACGCTGCACCTCTTCAGCTACATGCTACCCGACACGTACTTCTTCTATTGGGAGTCGTCGCCTCAGACCGTCATCAGGGAAATCAAGGAGACGTTCGACCGGTTCTATGATCAGGCCGCCGACGGCGCGCCGGGGTTGCCGGGCCTGACGCTGGACAAGGAAGAGGTCATGAGCATGGCCGCCATTGTCGAGTGGGAGTCGGGGCTCGTCGAAGAGAAGGCCACCATCGCCGGGGTCTACATGAATCGACTGCGTGACCGGTGGCCGCTGCAGGCCGACCCGACCATCCAGTATGCCCTGATTGAGCTGGAAGGAAGCAAGCGGCGTCTGTTCAACCGGGACTACCGCATCGACCATCCCTACAACACCTACCAGTACCGGGGCCTTCCCCCTGGGCCTGTAACCAATCCCTCCCGGTCCTCCATTGAAGGCGTGCTGCGGCCCGAGTCGCACGGCTACTACTTCTTTGTCGCGCGCGGAGACGGCGGGCACATATTCAGTCGCACACTCGGAGAGCACCGCCGCAATGCGCAGGCCTTCTTCCGCCTCATGAGGGAGCGCCGCGCTGCGGCTGCAGCTGCCGAAGAGGCAGAAGGCTCGAACTGA
- a CDS encoding chorismate mutase: MSSRETLKSILPEPPEERTLGTWRERIDLVDRLILALLNDRAISANEIGRIKKASGLPVYVPSREQQVIDNVLASNEGPLPDRAVQHLFERIIDEIRSLERRHYQDEPDADQGRSPGD; encoded by the coding sequence GTGAGCAGCCGAGAAACGCTGAAGTCCATCCTTCCGGAGCCGCCGGAGGAGCGCACGCTGGGCACCTGGCGCGAGCGCATCGACCTTGTGGACCGACTCATCCTGGCACTGCTGAATGACCGAGCCATCAGCGCCAACGAAATTGGTCGGATCAAGAAGGCGTCGGGCCTCCCTGTGTATGTGCCCAGCCGGGAGCAACAGGTCATCGACAACGTGCTCGCCTCCAATGAAGGCCCGCTGCCGGACCGCGCCGTGCAGCACCTCTTTGAGCGCATCATAGACGAAATCCGGTCCCTGGAACGTCGTCATTATCAGGACGAACCGGACGCGGACCAAGGGCGTTCGCCCGGCGACTAG
- the tsaD gene encoding tRNA (adenosine(37)-N6)-threonylcarbamoyltransferase complex transferase subunit TsaD: MAVILGIETSCDDTAAAVVRDGQLASSIVSSQPVHRRYGGVVPELASRDHQRLIVPVVREALETGDATYADLDGIAVTHGPGLAGSLLVGLSFAKGLAWALDQPLIGVNHLEGHLFSLFLGPDAPQTPFLCLIVSGGHTQVVRVDDDFSYTTLGRTRDDAAGEAFDKVGKLLGLPYPGGPEVDRRAALGNPEFVRFPRTHLKGVDFSFSGIKTAVLYYLNGFDEEARRAHLAQHLNDLCASFQAAVVEMLVRGVARAIKQTGIRRIALAGGVSANSGLRAQLDRLAERERLSVHVPELRYCMDNAAMIAMAGHAKLSAGRTDPLSLTAEPALRL, encoded by the coding sequence GTGGCGGTCATTCTGGGCATCGAGACTTCGTGTGACGACACGGCTGCCGCCGTGGTGCGTGACGGGCAGCTGGCATCGAGCATCGTTTCCTCGCAGCCGGTGCACCGGCGCTACGGGGGCGTGGTTCCGGAGCTCGCTTCACGCGATCACCAGCGCCTGATCGTGCCGGTAGTCCGGGAGGCGCTGGAGACGGGCGATGCGACCTATGCCGACCTGGACGGCATCGCCGTGACCCACGGCCCCGGACTGGCAGGCTCCCTGCTCGTCGGATTGAGCTTTGCCAAGGGACTCGCCTGGGCGTTGGACCAGCCTCTGATCGGAGTCAATCATCTGGAAGGTCACCTCTTCTCCCTGTTTCTGGGACCGGATGCGCCTCAAACGCCCTTTCTTTGCCTGATTGTGTCCGGAGGGCACACGCAGGTGGTTCGTGTGGACGACGACTTCAGCTACACGACGCTCGGGCGCACCCGGGACGACGCCGCGGGAGAAGCGTTTGACAAGGTCGGCAAACTGCTTGGCCTGCCCTATCCCGGCGGTCCGGAGGTGGACAGGCGGGCGGCACTCGGCAATCCTGAGTTCGTGCGCTTTCCCCGCACGCACCTCAAGGGGGTGGACTTCTCATTCAGTGGGATCAAAACAGCCGTTCTCTACTACCTGAACGGGTTTGACGAAGAGGCCCGACGGGCGCACCTGGCTCAGCACCTCAACGACCTCTGCGCCAGTTTTCAGGCCGCCGTGGTCGAGATGCTGGTGCGAGGCGTCGCGCGTGCGATCAAACAGACCGGAATCCGCCGAATTGCGCTGGCGGGTGGTGTTTCAGCAAACTCCGGACTGCGTGCGCAGTTGGACCGTCTCGCCGAACGTGAGCGCCTGAGCGTGCACGTGCCCGAGCTGCGGTACTGCATGGACAACGCGGCCATGATCGCCATGGCCGGGCATGCCAAGCTGAGCGCCGGACGTACCGACCCCCTTTCCCTGACCGCCGAGCCCGCCTTGCGCCTGTGA
- a CDS encoding LytR C-terminal domain-containing protein gives MGLLTERMRNMGLNAGLVVAGVAALALLYALVVRWTGPDPAPLGRAVGDIGDIIQVDVRNGCGVSGLADRMTDYLRDHGFDVVEAGNHSSYDESSTYVLDRIGNPRAAEALARAVGLPADRVREDIQPDYFLDATIVIGADYAAIHPFSETDGATAPCQ, from the coding sequence ATGGGATTGCTGACTGAGCGCATGCGCAATATGGGCCTGAATGCAGGCCTGGTTGTGGCTGGTGTGGCCGCGCTCGCCCTCCTGTATGCGTTGGTGGTTCGGTGGACGGGTCCTGATCCGGCACCGCTGGGGCGCGCCGTAGGAGACATCGGGGACATCATCCAGGTCGATGTGCGCAACGGTTGCGGCGTCAGCGGTCTGGCTGATCGCATGACCGACTATCTGCGGGACCACGGATTCGATGTCGTCGAGGCGGGCAACCATTCGTCGTACGATGAGTCGTCGACGTACGTGCTGGACCGCATCGGCAATCCACGCGCCGCCGAAGCGCTGGCGAGGGCCGTCGGTCTGCCGGCAGACCGGGTGCGTGAGGATATTCAGCCCGACTACTTCCTGGATGCAACCATTGTAATCGGTGCCGATTACGCAGCCATCCACCCTTTTTCTGAAACCGATGGGGCAACGGCCCCGTGCCAATGA
- the rsfS gene encoding ribosome silencing factor: MTSLPKQLQRSEEPPARQSPTPVRVLAGTAVDAVLDKKGLDVVVMDMTGISGVADVFVLATGESDLQIKAMADAVVASIREEHGERPWHKEGYEHRQWILLDYVDLVVHVFNGERREFYALERLWGDAPREEVNPDGTASDVKLLQA; the protein is encoded by the coding sequence ATGACTTCGCTACCCAAACAACTTCAGCGCTCGGAAGAACCACCTGCCCGCCAGAGTCCGACGCCTGTACGGGTTCTGGCCGGCACTGCGGTGGACGCGGTGCTGGACAAGAAGGGGTTGGACGTGGTGGTCATGGACATGACCGGCATCTCCGGTGTGGCGGACGTGTTCGTATTGGCTACGGGCGAGTCGGATCTGCAGATCAAGGCCATGGCCGATGCGGTAGTCGCCTCCATTCGCGAGGAGCACGGAGAGCGACCCTGGCACAAGGAGGGCTATGAGCATCGTCAGTGGATCCTGCTGGACTACGTGGATCTTGTCGTGCACGTGTTCAATGGGGAGCGCCGCGAGTTTTATGCCCTTGAGCGCCTCTGGGGAGATGCCCCGCGCGAGGAGGTGAACCCGGACGGGACTGCCTCGGACGTGAAACTGCTTCAGGCATGA
- a CDS encoding T9SS type A sorting domain-containing protein, producing the protein MKHALLLASALLLVIALPWEARTNSSGAPAGRSGGPPENGNTCNSSGCHFGSAVNSGGGSITVTGPKTYSPGQAVALQITVAQEGAQRIGFEVSAVEDAGGTHAGSWNLVDSGTRFASNNPAYVTHAGAPPGMSSRTFNVEWVPPSSSVGTVLLYIAGNAANGNGGATGDNIYTATYPLAESGTSIDQDPVPSHFALTGLFPNPARQQTSVSVHLPEAAAVRVRVLDMLGREVKALATGSLSAGAHDIALAVGALPAGTYLVSAETARGKLATRTLLVAR; encoded by the coding sequence ATGAAACATGCTCTACTGCTTGCCTCCGCGCTCCTTCTGGTAATCGCCCTTCCGTGGGAGGCCAGAACCAATAGTTCGGGGGCGCCGGCAGGGAGGAGCGGAGGACCACCAGAGAACGGAAACACCTGCAACAGCTCCGGATGTCATTTCGGAAGTGCGGTAAACTCTGGCGGCGGGTCGATCACAGTGACCGGGCCCAAGACGTACTCGCCAGGTCAGGCCGTTGCGCTTCAGATCACAGTGGCCCAGGAAGGTGCGCAGCGCATCGGTTTTGAAGTCAGCGCCGTGGAGGACGCCGGTGGCACGCATGCCGGATCCTGGAATCTGGTGGATTCCGGGACCCGCTTTGCCAGCAACAACCCCGCCTACGTGACGCACGCCGGAGCGCCTCCCGGCATGTCCTCCCGGACCTTCAACGTGGAGTGGGTTCCTCCGTCTTCATCCGTCGGTACCGTGCTCCTTTACATCGCCGGGAATGCAGCCAACGGAAACGGCGGCGCCACTGGCGACAATATCTACACCGCCACCTACCCGCTGGCGGAGTCGGGCACGAGCATCGACCAGGATCCGGTCCCAAGCCACTTTGCGTTGACAGGCCTGTTTCCCAATCCGGCCCGCCAGCAGACCTCTGTGAGCGTGCACCTGCCTGAGGCAGCCGCCGTGCGTGTGCGTGTGCTGGACATGCTGGGGCGCGAGGTGAAGGCGCTCGCAACGGGATCGCTTTCCGCGGGGGCGCATGACATCGCGCTCGCCGTGGGTGCGCTGCCGGCCGGTACGTACCTCGTCAGCGCCGAGACGGCGCGTGGAAAGTTGGCGACGCGCACGTTGCTGGTGGCGCGGTAG